In Haloplanus rubicundus, one DNA window encodes the following:
- a CDS encoding tetrahydrofolate dehydrogenase/cyclohydrolase catalytic domain-containing protein: protein MTDIIDGNAVAAEVRDGLGAAIDTLDDADVTPTLATVLMSDDPASQTYVSMKQQDCEEVGIEALDVEIDPDAPAEELFDTVADLNADPDVNGILVQMPVPDHIEDRDVIRAIDPAKDVDGFHPENVGRLVAGDPVYKPCTPHGVLKLLDAADVETEGADVTVVGRSNIVGKPLANLLIQKADYGNATVTVCHSRTDDLAEKTRRADVVIAAVGVPELVDGSMIADGTVVIDVGVNRVERDGESTLVGDVDFESAKAKASAITPVPGGVGPMTRAMLLYNTVKAASRQADVPVDLE from the coding sequence ATGACCGACATCATCGACGGCAACGCCGTCGCCGCCGAGGTACGCGACGGTCTGGGAGCGGCCATCGACACGCTCGACGACGCGGACGTCACGCCCACGCTCGCCACCGTCCTCATGAGCGACGACCCCGCGAGCCAGACGTACGTCTCGATGAAACAGCAGGACTGCGAGGAGGTCGGCATCGAGGCCCTCGACGTGGAGATCGATCCCGACGCGCCCGCCGAGGAGCTGTTCGACACCGTCGCCGACCTGAACGCCGACCCCGACGTGAACGGTATCCTCGTCCAGATGCCCGTTCCCGACCACATCGAGGACCGCGACGTGATCCGCGCCATCGACCCCGCGAAGGACGTGGACGGCTTCCACCCCGAGAACGTCGGCCGCCTCGTCGCGGGCGACCCCGTCTACAAGCCCTGCACCCCCCACGGCGTCCTCAAACTCCTCGACGCGGCCGACGTGGAGACGGAGGGCGCCGACGTGACCGTCGTCGGCCGCTCGAACATCGTCGGCAAACCCCTCGCGAACCTCCTGATCCAGAAGGCCGACTACGGCAACGCGACGGTGACGGTCTGTCACTCCCGCACCGACGACCTCGCCGAGAAGACCCGCCGGGCCGACGTGGTGATCGCCGCCGTCGGCGTCCCGGAACTCGTCGACGGCTCGATGATCGCCGACGGCACCGTCGTCATCGACGTGGGTGTCAACCGGGTCGAACGCGACGGCGAATCCACCCTCGTCGGCGACGTGGACTTCGAGAGCGCGAAGGCGAAAGCGAGCGCCATCACGCCCGTCCCCGGTGGCGTCGGCCCGATGACGCGCGCGATGCTCCTCTACAACACCGTGAAGGCAGCGAGCCGGCAGGCAGACGTGCCGGTCGATTTGGAGTAA